The nucleotide window GGATCAGGGGATCTCCGCGGCCGGCAGCGGCGAGGGAATCTCGATCGGCCTCGAAAGGACGGATCCGGTGGCCTTGGCCGCTTCCAACCGTTTCCGCTGAACCTCCTGATCGATCAGAGCGTTCACTCGGGCGAGAACCTCATCGGTCTCATCCTTGATTTCGGCTTCCGGCGGAGAGGGGAGCGGGAAATCGGCGTCGGTGAGGGTTGGGTCGAATTTAACGTCGGTGTAAACCAGCACGAACTCGCTGGGCTGCTGTTTCTCGATGCTGCTCTTGGAGCCGATGCGCTGACCGTCGAGACCCACGGCGCGGGTGTCGAAATTGCCAATGTCGGGGTTGCCGTGGAGTTCAAGCTTATGAGGCCAGCCGGTCGCTTGATCGAGAGTGAGTGTGGCGTGACTTGGGATGTAAGGGGGCAATCGGCCGACCTGCGGACCGGGACGACCAGGAGCAGGAGCCGGAACGCCGCCGCGGTCGCGCCAGCCTCCCTGAACGACCCAGACGGGACGGCCGTTGAACTCGCCCTCTTCCTTATGGTCGAAGCGCACCGTCTTGCGAATGTTGGTCAAAAGGGCTTCAGGCCCGGCTACGCCCAGACTGTAGAGGATCTGTTCCCGGCCGGCTCGATCGAGCTCCGGGGACTGGAGTCTTTGCAGGACGGGATTGAGGCTGATCTTGCGGTACGACTGAACGTCGAGCAGCTTCTGGTAGTTCCAGAGGACGGCCCCGTCGCATACCTGGAGCATCCGCCCTTGCGCGCCGGGTAGGCCGACGACGTCGAGATCGAGGTAGATCCGCGAGCCGGTCCCTTTAAGGTAGCGGCCCTTCACCTGGAACTTCTGACCCAGCATCTTCACGTCCTGGGTCAGCGCGGCGGAAACGGTCTTGACGGCGGCCACCTTTTTGATCGCGTCATCGATCAATCGCTCGGCCTCGGTGGGCGGCGCTTCGGCGGGGGAGGCCGTCGGGTCGGCGGGGGTGGCTGGGGGAGCCGCCGCAGGCGCTTGGGCCGCACCACTTTGCGACGGTCGGCCTGGGGCCTGGGCGTGAGCCGCGACGGTGCTCAGGGCGACGACGAAGGGCGTCGCCAGCGCGATCCGGCGTCCGTTCCGGTTGATGCGCATGATCGGGGTCTACGCTATTTCTCAAGGGTAGGGAATAGATGCCCGATCATATCCCTGGGCGTCTGGAGACGCAAGTCCGGCGGACGGACCGTGGAGAGCCGCGGCAAATGCGGCTCTTCGCCGGGGATGGCCGCGGCTGAGTCATCCGTACTGAAGCTTTGCTTCGGAGCGGGATGAACTGGTCGCCGAGGATGTCAGGACGACACACATTCTCCCCGATCGGGAGATCGGAATCGAGCGGCCCTGGGCCGACCGGCTTCGATCGTGGGAGCTGGAGAGGATTTCCATGCAAACCATCGGAGTGCTGCTGCTGGCGGCGGCCGCCACCGGCGACGGTTTCGGCTACGACCACGCCGGGGTCGGCCTGAAGAAATGGCTGCGCCCGCACGTCGTGGCCAGCTCGCATACGCCGCCCCCGGGCGGCCCGCAATACACGGCCGCCACCATGGGCGGTCCCGGAGCCGGCGCCGACGCCGCTTCCGGCCGGCGCTTCGTCAACACGAAGAGCCAGGTCTACTTCCTTGACCCGGACCGGATGAACATCTCCTGGCAGACGGGGAGCGCCCCGACCGGCGAGCGGACCTACGGCGGCGTGCCGCTGGTCGTCCCGGGCCGGTACAACTTCAACCAGGGATACATCTACCGACTGAAGCTGTCGGCCATTCCGGGCCGTCCGAACGTCGCCCTGTATCCCACGATCGAGGTCGCTCCGACCACCCCCGCCACCGACGCGTACCTGGCGCATAACGCGATCCCGGTCCAGTTCACGGCCGAGGATTTCGACCAGGTCGTCGACGGCGGAAACTTCGTGACCAAGGTCATCTACCTCCCGGACCCCAAGTACCAGGAAGTGGCGGTCTCGGGCGTGGAGACGCTGGTCTCGACCCGGCTTGAGCCGGGCGTCGACCCGATCATCGAGGCCGACAAGCGGGGCACGATCCTGCTGATCGTCCGCCTCGGCGCCATCGATCTGGAGAGCAACAACGCGGCTGTCGGCGGCGTCCCCGTCGGGCCGGTCGTCGGCGCCCCGATCGAGCCCGCTCCGGTCACCGCTCCTGGCGTTGCGGCCCCCGCCGGCATCGTTCCGCCGGTGACCGATCTTCCTCCGGGTTCACTGCCCGCCGGCGTGACCGCCCCGCCGGCCGCCGAGGCCGTCCCGGTCGATCCCGCCCCGGCTCCGGCTCCCGCCGCGGTCCCGGTTCCCGCCGCCGAGATTCCGGCTCCGGCTCCGGGTCTGGCCCCGCAGCCCTGACCCACGGGCCGACGATCTGAGCGGCCCGATCCCGACAGGCCCCGGCGCGAGCGTCCCGACGACGTCTCCCGCCGGGGCCTTCGACGACCCGGCCCTCCCTTCGCACGCCATTCCTATATTTCCCCACGAGCAAGGATCGAGGCCGATGAGCCGACACGAAAGACCACTCGACCACCGGTGGATCAGAGGTGGAATCGTCGCCGTCGCCCTGGGCCTCGCGTCGGCCTCGCGGGGGACCGACGCCGTCGCCCAGGATCTCGCGCCGGCGCCCACGCCCGAGGCGGCCGCGACCGCCCCCGCTCAACCCGCGCCGACGCCGGCCGAACTCGCGCCGGTGCCGTCGCCGACGACCGCCCCCGTGGGCGTCGTGACTCCTGAGGGACGCGGCTTGCCTGTCAGCCCGCTCCCTGACCCGAACATTCAGCCCGTGCGTTTCAGCGGCCCCGAAGGCCTCGCCGTCGAGGTTCTCTCTCCCCAGCCGAGCCCCGCGAGCATCGGCGACAACGGCGGGTTCCTGACCACCGGCCTCCAGCGCAAGGTGGGTTACCGCCTGCGGCTGTCGAACATTCCTAACCGTCCCGAGGCCGAGCTGTTCCCGGTCGTCGAGGTCGTCGGTCACATGCACCGACCCGCTGAGATCGACCCCGGCAAGTACCCGATCCGCATCGTCTTCACGGAAGAAGAGCTGTGGGACGTCGTCGATCACGGCCGGCTGATCACCAAGGTCATTTACCTTGAGGATCCTGACCAGGCCCTGCCCCTCAAGCTGCCGAAGGACAAGATCCCCGTCGTCGAGGTGAACCCGGCGGAAGATCCTGTTCGGGTGGCCGCGGCACTTGGCCGTGTCATCGCGATCGTCAGGCTCGGCGGCCGCAGGCCGACCATCGAGGAACTCAACGCGGGGGACGCCGGAGACCTTGGGCTGGACCGGATCCTGGCCGTCTCGGGCGGCCGTTGCCCCTACTCCTGTGGCAATAATCCCTGCCAGCTTCCCAGCGGACCGGCGTGCCCGCCGCTGGAGCCAGGTCAGCGCCCCGTCCTGCCCCGCGACGAATACCTCTGCGACGGCGGCGACCGCGGCGCGAAGGCCGGCGCCGGCCCGGGTGGTGCGATTCGCGGCGTAGACCCGCGCGACGCCGTCGTCCGCTTCGATGTGGGCCTCGACGCGTACGCCGACCCGAAGATCCTCCCGACCAATCGCGTCTGCATTTACGCTCCAAGGTTCGCCGAGATCCGTGTCAGCACCGGCACGATCGAGAACGTCGAGATCCATGGGCTGAACCTGAACACGCTCACCCAGCGAGCAGCCCAGGCCCAGAAGACGGACGACATCCGTCGGCTCGTTCAGAACCAGGCCGCCGAACTCGCTCGCGACCAGCGCCGCGTGCAGGCCGCTCGGAGCAAGTCTTATGCGGGTGAGAGCTCCGAGGTTCGAGGCGCGATGGGCTATGTCGACGTCCAGCATCCCAAGATCGGCTCGCAGTCGCAGTCGGCGCAAATCGAGAAGCTCCGCCAGGCTCCGGTGATCGCTCGCGAGAAGGTGAAGGTGATCGGCATCAAAACGGCCGAGGCTCCGATCGTCGCCGAGCTGGTCCAGGGGACGTCCGAGGCGATCCGCAGTCAGCCCCCTCTGGAGATGACGGGGATCGAGACGCCTCCCAATCGGCCGGGCCTGGCCGTGGTGAAGCGCGTCGACGTGACCGAGGCGGAACCCGGCGACACGGTGACCTATGCCATCGCCTACCGCAACATGGGGAACACCCCCATTCGGTCGGTCAGCATCATCGACAGCCTTCTGCCGCGGTTGGAATACGTGGCCGGCTCTGCCAAGGGTCCGAAGGGCTCGGCCTTCACCGTGGGCGAGAACACGGCGGGCTCGACCGAACTCCGGTGGGACCTGAAAGAGACCATCCCACCGGGTGCCTCCGGATACGTTTCGTTCCAGGCCATCGTCCGCTGACGTCAGCCCGGCCGGCGGTTATCATGCGACCGATTTGAGCCCGGACGTCGGCATCGACGTCCGGGCCGTTCTCGTCTTGGGAGTCGGGCATGGGATTCAACCCCTGGGAGATCGCCCTCCTGCTCTTCGCGACGATCGGGCCGTTGAAGGTCACGATCATCGCCGCTTCACTGACGGCCGGCGCGAAGCCGGAATTCGTCCGCCGCGTCGCCCTGCGGTCGGTCGTGACGGCGTCGATCGTCTGCGTGGTGTTCGCCCTCTTCGGCGAGGCGATCCTCCGGACGTTCAAGGTGTCGATCCCGGCCTTCCAGATCGGCGGCGGGTTGATCGTCCTGCTGTTCGCGATCGACACGGCCGTGTCCAAACGGCGAGCGGATCCGCTCCCGAGCGAGGGGGCCGATCCGTCCTCCCTGCAGTCGCTCGAAATCGCGACCTGTCCGCTGGCCGTTCCGCTGATGGCGTCAGTTTCGGGGCTGGTGGCCATCGTCTCGACTCTCGCCCAACGCGACGACCTCAAGGCCGTCCTCTTCCTGACGTTCGTCATCGCCGTCATCATGGCGGTCAACTACGCATGCCTCTGTTCGTGCCAGTGGATCTCTCGGATCCTGGGCTCCACGGTGATCGAGGTCGTCAGCAAGCTCATGGGCGTGCTTCTGGCCGCCCTGGCCGTTGAACTCATCGTCGCTGGACTCGTCGGCTTCGGAGTCATGGCGGCGCCGTCGGCCAAGCCGGATAGCAGGCCGCCTGAGGCTCCAGCCCCCCACGCACGCTGATTAACCGATTGAAGTCGATCGTTTGCGGCAAATGTTCCGATAAGGGAGATGGGAGCGGCCATCGCCCTATCTGTTCGGCCGCGCGCGCAGGCTGAGTTGGCACACGGCTGCGAAACGCCCCCCCGATCCGAGGACGTCGAATGCTCCGCCGACCGCGACACGAGGCCGATCCACGTCGCGCCCCGTCGCGAAGACGGCTCGCGGCTGGCCTCCTCGGGTTGGTCATGTCGGCGTCGGCTGCTTCGCAGGCTGCGCAGGAGCCGGCCCCGAACAACGTCGCGGCGACCGTCGACCGCCTGGCGAAACGGCTGGAGGATCTGGAGAAGCGGAATTCGCAACTCGCCGAGCAGAACCAGTCGCTCACGAAGCGGGTCGATGAGTTGAACCGGCGATTGGAGCAGGTCGCGCCTGACGACGAGACTTCGACTCCAACAGCGAGCCCCATCCCGCCGCCGACTCTTCCGTCTCCCTCCCTTCCCGGTCTGGATGATGAGCTTGACGCCGATGCCGGGGTAGGCGACCCTCCCCCAAGACCGACGGACGTTTCTCGTCTCTTCGCCGAATCATCGACCCGGCGGTACCAGGTGGGCGAGCACGACGACGATGCGGGGAACTACATCCTCGTCCACCCGAATGACGCCCAACGCATGCCGTTCGAACTTCGGTTCGACATCTTCACCCAGGCGCGATACACGAACTTCGCACGCGGCCGTGACTTCTGGGTCGACGCCGAAGGTGATCGAGAGCCGATCAACAGCTTTGCTTCCTTCGAGGTGGCTCGTAATTTCCTGGTCTTCTCGGGCTTCGGCATCGACCCGAAACTCCAGTACACAGCGATCATCTTCTCGTCGACCTCGATCAACGACACCGTCTATCTGGGCTGGATCAACTACCGATTCAGCCGGGCCTTCGACCTCAGATTCGGCAACTGGCTGCTTCCCGGAACCCGTGAGTGGTACGAGTCGTTCCGCTGGACGCTCGGCTCGGACCGACTCATGGCGACCACCTTCTTCCGGCCCAACATCAGCCCGGGCGTCTGGATTCAGGGCGAACCGATCGACGGCCTCAACTATGTGGCGATGGTCGCGAACTCGTTGAGCCGCTTTACTCAGGGGGTCGCCAATCGCGTGGGCTCGTCGTTGGCGTTCGGCGGCACCGTCTGGTGGGAGCCCACCCACGATTACGGCGTTGGTGTGTCTGACGTGGAATACCACGATGAGCGGAGCTTCCGCTTCGGGACGAGCGTCGATATCGCCCATGAATCGAACCAGGGCTTCACGCTGGCCTCGATTCGAAACCCCGAAGACACCCTGATCCGCCTTTCCGACGGCACCCCACTCTTCCGGCCCGGCGTGCTCGCTCCCGGCGTGGAACTCGAATCGACGAACCTCCAACTCTGGACGATCGACGCGGCGATGAAGTGCCGCGGTCTCGGAATCTCGGGCGAGTACTTCTTCCGCTGGCTGGACGGCTTTCAGACGGTCGGCGGCAGGTCGCCGTATTCCTCGCTGTTCGATACGGGGGGGCTGCTGCAGGCCGGCTACTTCCTGCAACCTCACAAGCTCGAAGCCTTCGCGCGGACATCTTTCGTGACGGGTCACTTCGGCGGCGGCTACGAGTACGGCGGCGGTCTGAACTGGTATCCCCGTGGAGTGCGAAGCTGGCGAACGACTTTCGAGATCCTTCGGATCAACGGATCGCCGGCCCAGAACTTCATCACCGGATATCGTGCCGGGGAGACGGGGACCCTCTTTCAGCTTCAGTGGCTGACCGACTTCTGAGTCTCCCGGTCAGATCTCGACGGCCGAATAGAGCGGCTCGATCGGCTCCCCGGCGCAGAGGAGAAGGGGACGGCCGAGGCGGTCGCGAAGCTCCGCGCCTGGATCCACGCCCAGGGCTCGATAAACGGTCGCGGCGAGGTCCGGCGGGCCGAAGGTCCGTGTCACGGCGTAAGCCCCCATCTTGTCGGACTTGCCGATCACCTGCCCGCCGACGACTCCTCCGCCGGCGAAGACGGCCGGAAACACCTTCGGCCAGTGGTCGCGTCCGGGGACGGCGCCGGGGGTCAACTCGGAGATCCTCGGCGTGCGGCCGAACTCGCCGAGCATGATGACCAGCGTCTCATCCAGCAGGCCCCGAGCCTTGAGGTCGTCGAGCAGCGTCGAAACCGCGCGGTCAAGGGCGGGGAGCAATTCGTCCTTGAGCCGGGGGAAGTTGCCGACGTGCGTGTCCCAAGTCTGCACGATCCCCATCGTCGCCTGCACGACGGGTACGCCGATCTCGACCAGCCTCCGCGCCGTCAGCAGCGATCGCCCGAAGATGTGGCGGCCGTAACGCTCAAGGAGGCCCGGGTCTTCACGGTCGAGGTCGAGAGCCCCGCCGACCTTGCTGTTGCAGAGCATGGCGAGCGCCGCGTCCTGCTGATCGGCGAAGGAATCGCCGGGGAGTGTCGGCGTCGTCTGGGTCAAAAGGTGGCGGCGCCGATGGAGCCGATCGGCGTCCAGCCCCGTGGGGAGAGTCAGGCTGTCGTCGCGGGCCTCGGGCTTGTTCGGGTCGAGGCGGAGCTGCCATGGGTCGTGCTTCGGGCCGAGGAAGCCGGCGTCCTGGCCGGGCCACGTCAGCGGGCCCTCGATCAGCTTGAGCGGCAGGGCGACGCCGTTCGGCACGCCTTCGCGACGGCCTCGAAGGTGGTCGACGACCGAGGCGTAGCAGGGGAAGTCGTCGCGCGAAGCGACGCGGTCAAGGTCGCTCGCCCCGCGCGGGAACGACGGCTTGCCGGTCAGGACGTGGTGAACGGCGACGAGATGATTCCCCTCCGGATGCGACATCGACCGCACGACGGCCAGGTCCTGCGAACGTGCGGCGAGCCGAGGCAGATGCTCACAGAAGAAGACGCCGGGCGTCGCCGTCTGGATCGGCTGGAACTCGCCTCGGATCGCGTCGGGCGCCTCGGGTTTCATGTCGAACGAGTCATGTTGACCGAGCCCGCCGCTGAGCAGGATCACGATCACTGACCGCGCCCGGCCCACGGACGTTTTCGGGGTCGAGACCTCTCGAGCCGCCAGCAGGCCGGGGAGCGACATGCCCAGAAGTCCGGAGCCCGCCTGTACGAACCCCCTTCGAGTGAGTCGCAGCCCCAGGGGTTCGGCCGAGTCGTGTCGCTTCATCGCCGCCCTCGCCGTGAATCGCCGTAAGACCAGGAACTGGCCTTCTCCACTCCAACGCTGGAAAGTTTAACAATTGCTGGCCGCCAGGCCAAGGGCGAGGAGACGAGTCCGCCGCACCGATGGTTTGCGCTGAATTTCCGGCCGGTTTCCACGACACGACGACTTCCGGTGAGTCCTTCTCGCCATGAAACGTCGAATCATTGTTGAATATCCGTCGCTTTCGGGGTAAGGTTCGAGACGGTCGCGAAGGCGGCTTTGGATGCGAATTCACCAACCAACGACAAGGGGATGCGCCCGATGATCCGCGTTCTGGGCGGACCGAAACGGCTCTGCGACGGACTGACCCGCCGCGATCTCCTTCAGGTGGGGGCCGCGGGCCTGTTGGGCTCGGCGATGTCCGGCCCGACGCCGGCGGTGGGCTCGACCTCGGGGCTGCCTGGGTTCGGTCGGGCGAAGTCCTGCATCATGCTCTTTCTCTACGGGTCGCACAGCCAGATTGAGACCTTCGACCCCAAACCCGACGCTCCCAGCCAGATCCGGGGCGAGTTCGGATCCATCCCGACCAGCGTTCCCGGCCTTCGGATCTGCGAAGGGCTGCCGAATCTGGCCGGGGTAATGGACAAGGTCTCGGTGATCCGGTCGGTTTCTCATCCGTTCCCGGTCCACGGCGTCGCCTACGCCACGACGGGGAACCCGGCGGTCCCGCTGGCTATGGAGTTGAGCCCGCGCGACCCGGCCCACTGGCCGTTCATCGGCTCGGTCGTCGACTACGTGGACGGCCGCAACGCCCAGGGGGGCGACCGTCCGGAAGTGCCGCGAAACCTCCAGCTTCCGTTCGCGTTCTCCAGCCAGCGCATCGGCGAGGTCGCCCGCGCGGGTCCGTACGGAGGATTCCTCGGCCAGGCCTACGACCCGATCTGCACCCAGTTCATCGGCCAGGGGACGACCCGAGCGCAAAAGACGCTGGCCAAGCTGGCCTGGGACGATCTCGAACCGTATCGCGGAGTCACGCCTGAAAGCCGATTCCAACTCGACGGCGTCGCCGCCAAGGCCGGTCCCGCGGTGACGATCGACCGTCTCGACCGCCGGCGATCGTTGCTCGAACAGATCGAAGACGCTCGCCGGACCTTCTCCCCCGGCCTGGAAGTCGACCGCCATCGTGACACGGCCTACCGCCTGCTGCAGTCGAAGAGCTTCCGAGAGGCGTTCGACCTGGACCAGGAGACTTCGGACACGCGGGCCATGTACGGCATGACCCTCTTCGGCCAGGCGACCCTCACGGCGCGTCGGCTCGTCGAGGCGGGCGGCCGATTCGTCACCGTCTTCTGGGATGAGTACGGCCTGGCGGGGACCGGTTGGGACACCCACTGGGACCACTTCCCCCGGATGCGAGACGAGCTTCTCCCCGGCCTGGACCGGACTCTCTCCGGCCTGATCCTGGACCTGGACCGCCGGGGGACCCTCGACGAGACGCTCGTGGTCCTGTTGAGCGAGCACGGCCGCACCCCGCAGATCGGCAACGTGCAGGGGGGCGGTCGCGACCACTGGTCTCGTTGCTACTCGGTCGTCCTGGCTGGCGGCGGGATCGCGAGAGGGAACGTGGTTGGCAAGTCCGACAAGATCGGCGGCGACGTCGTCGATCGGCGGGTTTCCCCCAAGGATGTCCTCGCCACGATCTACCACCTGATGGGCATCGACCCGGCCACGACCCTCCACGACCGCCTGAACCGCCCCATGAGCCTCGTCCCCGACGCTGAGGTCATCTCCGAAATCCTGGCCTGAGAGCATCCCACTCCGCCAAACCCATGCTGGCCGCTCACAGCGGTGGGTTCGTTTGCTGCCTTCGACCTCATTCCGGAGCACCCGTCGACACGCGTTCCACGGCTTCAGGGAGCCGTCGGCACGAGGTTCACGGGGGCCCGGAATTTGGCTTCGATCGCGCATTTCTGAGACCGTTCCTCGCTCCAGACCGCCATCATTGGCAGGACGCCGTTTCTGGGTTGAGCGATCAAGTTGGGTGCCATGGCCACGCTCGTGTGGCCATGAACCGCTGCTGGCGACCGCGTGGCCGTCGCCCATCTCATGGCCACACGAGCGTGGCCATGGCACACGGATTTGTCTTCCTTCAGTGGTGGAAAGGAAGGAACGTCTCCCCGAGAGGTTGATCACATCGCGCGGTTGGGTTCGTTTGGCAGGATTGAACCCGATTCGACAACGCCACCGATGCGCGGCTCGCAGCATCAGGAAGCGGCCGCCGTGCGATTTGCGGCCCTCGGGAATTCGGGTTCGTTTGGTCATTTTCGCCGCCTCGTTTCCGCGCCCCGTTCCGGAGGTCGCCGGCTTCTTGATCGAGTCCATCGGTCCGATTAGAGTGCCCGACGGTCGCTGTTCAGAAGCCTGCTCAGATAGAGCGTACGACCAGAACGCTCTCTCGAATCGCCGAACCGGACGAACCGCGACCTTCCCACCCGATTTCGCCCCGCCCCTCGGTCGAGGACGCCCGCCATGCCTCTCCAGTTGCGAGCCTTCATTCTCTCGGCAGCCCTTGCGCTCGCCGGCTCCGTCGTGGCGAATGGCGAGGAGCCTCGCTGGGACGTCATGGCCGATACCTGGGTCGCGACCGACGGCCTGGGCCGGAAGACTCCCGGTTTCGAGGAAGTTGGGCCGCCCCGGCCGGACAAGACGGTCGGGATCTTCTACTTCCTCTGGAGCGAGGGACAGAACCCCGTCTTCGACCTCTCGAAGATCCTGGCGGGGAATCCCGAGGAACCGAGATTCGGCCCGCCGGGCGCGTTCCACCACTGGGGAGAGCCGCTGTTCGGCTACTACCGCGACGACGACGCCTACGTGATTCGCAAGCACGTGCAGATGCTCTCGGACGCAGGCGTCGACGTCTGGTTCTTCGACGTGACTAACGCCCTGACGTATGACTCGGTCCGGGACGCGATCATCAAGGTCCTGGACGAGGTCAAGGCCTCAGGCCAGCGCACGCCCCGCATCGCCTTCCTGGCCAACTCCGTCCACGTGAAGACGGTCGAGCATCTCTATCAGACCTTCTACAAGCCCGGCAAATCGCGCGAGCACTGGTTCCTCTGGGACGGCAAGCCGTTGATCCTAACGCCGACGGATCAGCTCAGCGACGAAATCAAGGGCTTCTTCACGGTCCGGCATTCCTGGGCCTGGACGAAGGGCCAGAAATGGTTCGGCGACGGCCGCGACCGCTGGCCCTGGCTCGACCACACGCCGCAGGCCCCAGGTTGGCACGAGTCTCCCGACAAGCCCGAGCAGATCGTCGTCGCCACGGCCGAGCACCCGATCAGCAACATCGGCCGCAGCTTCCATGACGGCCGCGAGCCGGCCCCCGCTGAGCAGAATTCCGGAGTCGGCCTGTATTTCACCGAGCAGTGGAAGCGAGCCCGCGAGGTCGATCCGCCCTTCGTGTTCGTCACCGGCTGGAATGAGTGGGTCGCCCAGCGCTTCATCGATCCGAAGGGGAACATGGCTATGGGGGGCGTGAAGGTCAAGCCGGGCGGCACCTTCTTCGTCGACCAGTTCTCGCCCGAGTACAGCCGCGACATCGAGCCCATGAAGGGGGGCTTCGGCGACGCGTATTACTACCAACTCGCCTCGGAGATCCGCCGTTACAAGGGAGTTCGCAAGCTGGATGACGTCTCCAAGGTG belongs to Paludisphaera rhizosphaerae and includes:
- a CDS encoding LolA family protein, encoding MRINRNGRRIALATPFVVALSTVAAHAQAPGRPSQSGAAQAPAAAPPATPADPTASPAEAPPTEAERLIDDAIKKVAAVKTVSAALTQDVKMLGQKFQVKGRYLKGTGSRIYLDLDVVGLPGAQGRMLQVCDGAVLWNYQKLLDVQSYRKISLNPVLQRLQSPELDRAGREQILYSLGVAGPEALLTNIRKTVRFDHKEEGEFNGRPVWVVQGGWRDRGGVPAPAPGRPGPQVGRLPPYIPSHATLTLDQATGWPHKLELHGNPDIGNFDTRAVGLDGQRIGSKSSIEKQQPSEFVLVYTDVKFDPTLTDADFPLPSPPEAEIKDETDEVLARVNALIDQEVQRKRLEAAKATGSVLSRPIEIPSPLPAAEIP
- a CDS encoding DUF11 domain-containing protein, producing MSRHERPLDHRWIRGGIVAVALGLASASRGTDAVAQDLAPAPTPEAAATAPAQPAPTPAELAPVPSPTTAPVGVVTPEGRGLPVSPLPDPNIQPVRFSGPEGLAVEVLSPQPSPASIGDNGGFLTTGLQRKVGYRLRLSNIPNRPEAELFPVVEVVGHMHRPAEIDPGKYPIRIVFTEEELWDVVDHGRLITKVIYLEDPDQALPLKLPKDKIPVVEVNPAEDPVRVAAALGRVIAIVRLGGRRPTIEELNAGDAGDLGLDRILAVSGGRCPYSCGNNPCQLPSGPACPPLEPGQRPVLPRDEYLCDGGDRGAKAGAGPGGAIRGVDPRDAVVRFDVGLDAYADPKILPTNRVCIYAPRFAEIRVSTGTIENVEIHGLNLNTLTQRAAQAQKTDDIRRLVQNQAAELARDQRRVQAARSKSYAGESSEVRGAMGYVDVQHPKIGSQSQSAQIEKLRQAPVIAREKVKVIGIKTAEAPIVAELVQGTSEAIRSQPPLEMTGIETPPNRPGLAVVKRVDVTEAEPGDTVTYAIAYRNMGNTPIRSVSIIDSLLPRLEYVAGSAKGPKGSAFTVGENTAGSTELRWDLKETIPPGASGYVSFQAIVR
- a CDS encoding MarC family protein, producing the protein MGFNPWEIALLLFATIGPLKVTIIAASLTAGAKPEFVRRVALRSVVTASIVCVVFALFGEAILRTFKVSIPAFQIGGGLIVLLFAIDTAVSKRRADPLPSEGADPSSLQSLEIATCPLAVPLMASVSGLVAIVSTLAQRDDLKAVLFLTFVIAVIMAVNYACLCSCQWISRILGSTVIEVVSKLMGVLLAALAVELIVAGLVGFGVMAAPSAKPDSRPPEAPAPHAR
- a CDS encoding bZIP transcription factor, whose protein sequence is MLRRPRHEADPRRAPSRRRLAAGLLGLVMSASAASQAAQEPAPNNVAATVDRLAKRLEDLEKRNSQLAEQNQSLTKRVDELNRRLEQVAPDDETSTPTASPIPPPTLPSPSLPGLDDELDADAGVGDPPPRPTDVSRLFAESSTRRYQVGEHDDDAGNYILVHPNDAQRMPFELRFDIFTQARYTNFARGRDFWVDAEGDREPINSFASFEVARNFLVFSGFGIDPKLQYTAIIFSSTSINDTVYLGWINYRFSRAFDLRFGNWLLPGTREWYESFRWTLGSDRLMATTFFRPNISPGVWIQGEPIDGLNYVAMVANSLSRFTQGVANRVGSSLAFGGTVWWEPTHDYGVGVSDVEYHDERSFRFGTSVDIAHESNQGFTLASIRNPEDTLIRLSDGTPLFRPGVLAPGVELESTNLQLWTIDAAMKCRGLGISGEYFFRWLDGFQTVGGRSPYSSLFDTGGLLQAGYFLQPHKLEAFARTSFVTGHFGGGYEYGGGLNWYPRGVRSWRTTFEILRINGSPAQNFITGYRAGETGTLFQLQWLTDF
- a CDS encoding DUF1501 domain-containing protein — protein: MKRHDSAEPLGLRLTRRGFVQAGSGLLGMSLPGLLAAREVSTPKTSVGRARSVIVILLSGGLGQHDSFDMKPEAPDAIRGEFQPIQTATPGVFFCEHLPRLAARSQDLAVVRSMSHPEGNHLVAVHHVLTGKPSFPRGASDLDRVASRDDFPCYASVVDHLRGRREGVPNGVALPLKLIEGPLTWPGQDAGFLGPKHDPWQLRLDPNKPEARDDSLTLPTGLDADRLHRRRHLLTQTTPTLPGDSFADQQDAALAMLCNSKVGGALDLDREDPGLLERYGRHIFGRSLLTARRLVEIGVPVVQATMGIVQTWDTHVGNFPRLKDELLPALDRAVSTLLDDLKARGLLDETLVIMLGEFGRTPRISELTPGAVPGRDHWPKVFPAVFAGGGVVGGQVIGKSDKMGAYAVTRTFGPPDLAATVYRALGVDPGAELRDRLGRPLLLCAGEPIEPLYSAVEI
- a CDS encoding DUF1501 domain-containing protein, translating into MIRVLGGPKRLCDGLTRRDLLQVGAAGLLGSAMSGPTPAVGSTSGLPGFGRAKSCIMLFLYGSHSQIETFDPKPDAPSQIRGEFGSIPTSVPGLRICEGLPNLAGVMDKVSVIRSVSHPFPVHGVAYATTGNPAVPLAMELSPRDPAHWPFIGSVVDYVDGRNAQGGDRPEVPRNLQLPFAFSSQRIGEVARAGPYGGFLGQAYDPICTQFIGQGTTRAQKTLAKLAWDDLEPYRGVTPESRFQLDGVAAKAGPAVTIDRLDRRRSLLEQIEDARRTFSPGLEVDRHRDTAYRLLQSKSFREAFDLDQETSDTRAMYGMTLFGQATLTARRLVEAGGRFVTVFWDEYGLAGTGWDTHWDHFPRMRDELLPGLDRTLSGLILDLDRRGTLDETLVVLLSEHGRTPQIGNVQGGGRDHWSRCYSVVLAGGGIARGNVVGKSDKIGGDVVDRRVSPKDVLATIYHLMGIDPATTLHDRLNRPMSLVPDAEVISEILA
- a CDS encoding glycoside hydrolase family 71/99 protein; its protein translation is MPLQLRAFILSAALALAGSVVANGEEPRWDVMADTWVATDGLGRKTPGFEEVGPPRPDKTVGIFYFLWSEGQNPVFDLSKILAGNPEEPRFGPPGAFHHWGEPLFGYYRDDDAYVIRKHVQMLSDAGVDVWFFDVTNALTYDSVRDAIIKVLDEVKASGQRTPRIAFLANSVHVKTVEHLYQTFYKPGKSREHWFLWDGKPLILTPTDQLSDEIKGFFTVRHSWAWTKGQKWFGDGRDRWPWLDHTPQAPGWHESPDKPEQIVVATAEHPISNIGRSFHDGREPAPAEQNSGVGLYFTEQWKRAREVDPPFVFVTGWNEWVAQRFIDPKGNMAMGGVKVKPGGTFFVDQFSPEYSRDIEPMKGGFGDAYYYQLASEIRRYKGVRKLDDVSKVKVRIDGLFEDWKAASPEFRDTLGDPAHRRHAGWKNEPEFVNETGRNDLMAAKVAPGAEFVDFYVRTREPLTAPGEHWMTLLIDVDADARTGWLGYDLVVNREKPANGMTSIERLKSDGSRESLEAAAAVAFAGNELELAVPRSILNTGDRKRVVLDFKWVDGIVIGGEASKLTKDGDAAPNDRFNYRAAWGD